Proteins from a single region of Corynebacterium casei LMG S-19264:
- a CDS encoding glycoside hydrolase family 3 N-terminal domain-containing protein has protein sequence MKRLVGIVLATGLLSACAQPADAPRVTSSSAPETTTTTTTTTTSEAPEPEPVDVRTQVASMLMPGVVNYGDAKAKLDAGVGGIFITSWADPALLYQLHGLREEVGRPFDVAIDFEGGRVQRFSHILGEHPSPRDLAATMTLDEVEAKGAEIGQTLRAHGITVDFAPVIDVDGGGLEVVGDRSFSEDPRLAGDYGAAFARGLESAGVKAVFKHYPGHGRASGDTHLGEAVTPALPDMFGHDLIPFEEAFAQAPEAAVMVGHMVVPGLGDGTTPASLNNHAYGLLRSHHNFNGLAYTDDLTGMAAISNTMSIEQAVPAALAAGADQALWSSASDINAVIDACVYAVETGQIHPYRLESGAQRVQHRLDSIQ, from the coding sequence ATGAAAAGGTTAGTTGGAATTGTTCTCGCCACAGGGCTGCTCTCAGCATGCGCACAGCCTGCCGATGCACCCCGTGTCACCTCCTCCAGCGCGCCCGAAACAACAACGACAACCACAACCACCACAACTTCTGAAGCGCCGGAGCCGGAACCAGTGGATGTGCGCACACAGGTAGCAAGCATGCTCATGCCCGGCGTGGTCAATTATGGCGACGCTAAAGCCAAGCTTGATGCCGGTGTCGGCGGAATCTTTATCACCAGCTGGGCAGACCCGGCTTTGCTGTATCAACTGCACGGGTTGCGCGAAGAAGTGGGCAGGCCCTTTGACGTCGCCATCGACTTTGAAGGCGGGCGCGTGCAGCGCTTCTCGCACATTCTGGGCGAGCATCCGTCTCCCAGAGATTTAGCCGCGACCATGACCTTGGACGAGGTGGAAGCGAAAGGCGCGGAAATCGGGCAAACCTTGCGCGCCCATGGCATCACCGTGGACTTTGCGCCCGTCATTGATGTCGACGGCGGCGGGCTGGAAGTAGTCGGAGACCGTTCCTTTTCTGAAGACCCCCGCCTGGCCGGAGACTATGGTGCGGCCTTTGCCCGCGGCCTGGAAAGCGCCGGCGTCAAAGCAGTGTTCAAACACTATCCCGGCCACGGGCGCGCCTCCGGCGACACGCACCTGGGTGAGGCAGTTACCCCAGCCCTACCGGACATGTTTGGCCATGACCTGATTCCTTTTGAAGAGGCTTTCGCCCAGGCGCCGGAAGCCGCCGTGATGGTCGGGCACATGGTCGTTCCCGGGCTCGGCGACGGCACTACGCCTGCAAGTTTGAACAATCACGCCTATGGATTGCTGCGCAGCCATCACAACTTCAATGGTCTTGCCTACACTGATGACTTAACTGGTATGGCTGCCATATCCAATACCATGAGCATTGAACAAGCCGTGCCGGCTGCCCTGGCGGCGGGCGCTGACCAGGCACTATGGTCATCGGCAAGTGATATTAATGCAGTCATTGACGCCTGTGTTTATGCAGTAGAAACCGGCCAAATCCACCCATATCGCCTGGAATCTGGGGCGCAGAGAGTGCAGCACAGGTTGGATAGCATTCAATAA
- a CDS encoding acyltransferase family protein has protein sequence MITISTLPQHLPALDGIRAVAALGIVVTHVSFQTGTGWAFAERFDYFVAVFFALSAFVLWRRPLNEHYYRNRVARIAPAYLVCVIAVILLFPDARSMDIWQILTNLTSTQIYIADGLAPGLTHLWSLCVEITFYLALPLIAFALQGLGRVQRIAAILGAAVLSYGWPWLPFVAAFDGEGINFQIWPASYISWFAVGMLAAEFEGKVKIPTWVRPIAWALATAIMWVASREWFGPQGLVHPEPDEFNRRILAGAAFAACIVVPYALGGPSKILESPTWQFLGKISYSIFLWHVAVLGLMFPLTGISLFSGHFTIIFILTVAFTIAVSYACYELVEEPARRYFRGKKRQATAAAVRETTRSESPA, from the coding sequence GTGATAACGATTAGTACTTTACCGCAGCACCTGCCAGCCCTAGACGGTATCCGCGCGGTAGCCGCGCTGGGAATCGTTGTCACCCACGTTTCTTTCCAAACCGGCACCGGCTGGGCATTCGCCGAGCGCTTTGATTACTTTGTGGCTGTCTTCTTCGCCCTGTCCGCTTTCGTGCTGTGGCGCCGCCCGCTCAATGAGCACTACTACCGCAACCGCGTTGCCCGCATCGCGCCCGCGTACCTGGTTTGCGTCATCGCGGTGATTTTACTGTTCCCAGATGCGCGCAGCATGGACATTTGGCAGATTCTCACCAACTTAACCTCCACGCAGATTTACATCGCGGATGGTCTCGCGCCGGGGCTAACCCACCTGTGGTCGCTGTGCGTAGAAATCACTTTCTACCTCGCGCTACCGCTCATTGCTTTCGCACTGCAGGGCCTTGGCCGCGTTCAGCGCATCGCTGCGATTCTGGGTGCTGCCGTGCTGTCCTATGGCTGGCCCTGGCTGCCCTTCGTCGCGGCATTTGATGGCGAGGGCATCAACTTTCAGATCTGGCCGGCATCCTATATTTCCTGGTTTGCCGTGGGCATGCTCGCCGCCGAATTCGAGGGCAAAGTAAAAATACCCACCTGGGTGCGTCCCATCGCGTGGGCGCTCGCCACGGCAATCATGTGGGTGGCCTCGCGCGAATGGTTCGGGCCACAGGGCCTAGTTCACCCGGAGCCAGATGAATTCAACCGCCGCATCCTCGCTGGTGCAGCTTTCGCCGCGTGCATCGTTGTGCCTTATGCCCTGGGCGGGCCGAGCAAGATATTGGAAAGCCCGACCTGGCAGTTTCTGGGCAAGATTTCCTATTCCATCTTCCTCTGGCACGTTGCGGTCCTGGGGCTGATGTTCCCGTTGACAGGAATCTCGCTATTCTCCGGGCACTTCACCATCATCTTTATCCTCACCGTCGCATTCACCATCGCGGTGTCATATGCCTGCTATGAACTGGTGGAAGAGCCCGCCCGGCGCTATTTCCGAGGCAAGAAGAGACAAGCCACAGCAGCCGCGGTCAGGGAGACCACTAGGAGCGAGTCGCCCGCATAG
- a CDS encoding alpha-(1->3)-arabinofuranosyltransferase domain-containing protein: MYVHVIGWVICALAAFAQPFGLTAADTKHDLAADPSGFLAGAFSAYSDNFTLGQLQNQAYGYLFPQGAFFLATDFLPDWVAQRAWWSIVLVVGFSGFVVVARKVFSVSPAWLVLGGLVYALSPRALTTLTAISSETWPVMLAPWVVAPFLVQRISWRHVAAAVVPVACMGAINATATLAACVPAAIVLLYRKQFKALGLWLLGCALVSAWWIGPLLILGKYAPAFTDYIESAFVTTRWLNLPELLRGATSWSTFVDTERQAGSLLTSQPLFILATCAVAAVGLAGLTRLPKVWTAMSLIGIAIMGTHLGVYLDFLDGAGAFMRNLHKFDPLVRLPLALGLTLAVYKLATRKMAAAILVVLVVLTSTAPAWTGRLLPKGAYEEVPHYWQEAADFINDNAQDTRTLIAPQASFARQDWGWTRDEPAQPLVDTPLAFRDAIPLIPAESIRGLDGIMDVLRYDPAQGAKALQRLGIGAVIYRHDLENSFTEFDPEELPGEVHTFGDVDVILLESQPDMLIADNQPTTVAGGGEILALLDMLGTPGPRKLVEENAKVVTDTPALVDRNFGTLDGAASAQMAPGDESTSNNTARDYPSAGPLTTVKEGDVRLSAESSASDASAFGGANPARSLTAAADDNPETAWWPAPGHTGWLQLDGDFPTPEITLTATRSTEVEIHGADGAKVTARLEANTPRTITVPGGPTEAIRVELTERVGIAEVEQAKRVVTVPDTSPDVQQFIFQRLFLDTGIIIREFTAPRDMTVTLDADREQVLIDASSYAPGDTIALDKGTHRLETRAQWVSLTAEPQQVAYEATGRDIAAADSERILNAGRAFNSGLRGYLGDVELEPVEIDAASQAFVIPPGIAGEFRMEHEADGLYRAWLIIGGLIGIATLVICAFTSRLRGENAQMPMGSPWLVGIIALGLANWVFAPVALAMWAVLRWTNLKAEYLSPALMLMAGAMLARAPWPSEGYAGDSLLVVSLTAAAVACLFLPRK, encoded by the coding sequence TTGTATGTCCACGTCATCGGGTGGGTTATCTGTGCCCTTGCGGCGTTCGCGCAGCCTTTTGGTTTAACGGCTGCTGATACTAAACATGATTTGGCCGCGGACCCGTCTGGGTTTTTAGCGGGTGCTTTTTCTGCTTATTCCGATAATTTCACTTTGGGCCAGCTGCAGAACCAAGCCTATGGCTATCTGTTTCCCCAGGGCGCGTTTTTTCTTGCCACTGATTTTCTGCCCGATTGGGTAGCGCAGCGCGCCTGGTGGAGCATTGTTTTAGTCGTTGGATTTTCCGGTTTTGTGGTTGTAGCCCGCAAGGTTTTCAGTGTTTCGCCTGCGTGGTTGGTTCTGGGCGGGCTGGTATATGCACTGAGTCCCCGGGCGTTGACGACGCTAACGGCGATTTCTTCTGAGACCTGGCCGGTTATGCTCGCACCCTGGGTGGTGGCACCGTTTTTGGTGCAGCGCATTTCTTGGCGCCATGTTGCAGCGGCAGTGGTGCCGGTGGCGTGCATGGGCGCGATCAATGCCACCGCGACCCTGGCCGCGTGTGTGCCGGCCGCGATTGTGTTGCTCTACCGCAAACAGTTCAAAGCTCTCGGGCTGTGGCTGCTTGGCTGCGCGCTGGTTAGTGCGTGGTGGATTGGCCCGCTGCTCATTCTTGGTAAGTACGCCCCGGCTTTCACGGACTATATTGAATCCGCTTTTGTGACCACGCGCTGGCTTAACCTGCCGGAGTTGCTGCGCGGGGCGACCAGCTGGTCCACCTTTGTGGATACTGAGCGCCAGGCTGGTTCGCTGTTGACCAGCCAGCCGCTGTTCATCCTCGCCACCTGCGCAGTTGCTGCTGTGGGTTTGGCGGGGCTCACGCGCCTGCCCAAGGTATGGACGGCGATGTCGCTCATTGGCATCGCGATTATGGGCACGCACTTGGGCGTCTACCTGGATTTTCTGGATGGTGCCGGCGCGTTTATGCGCAACCTGCACAAGTTTGATCCGTTGGTGCGCCTGCCCTTGGCACTGGGTCTCACGTTGGCGGTGTACAAGCTTGCCACGCGGAAAATGGCGGCGGCCATTCTGGTGGTTTTGGTGGTTCTGACCAGCACCGCGCCGGCGTGGACGGGCCGGCTGCTGCCAAAGGGCGCTTATGAAGAAGTACCGCATTATTGGCAAGAGGCCGCGGACTTTATTAATGACAACGCGCAGGACACCCGCACGCTGATTGCACCGCAGGCGTCTTTCGCGCGCCAGGATTGGGGTTGGACGCGCGATGAACCAGCCCAACCACTGGTGGATACTCCGCTGGCTTTCCGGGATGCCATCCCGCTGATTCCTGCGGAATCTATTCGCGGGCTCGACGGCATCATGGATGTGCTGCGTTACGACCCCGCGCAGGGCGCAAAGGCCTTGCAGCGCCTTGGCATCGGCGCGGTTATCTATCGCCATGACCTGGAGAATTCCTTCACTGAATTCGATCCGGAGGAACTGCCCGGCGAGGTGCATACCTTCGGCGACGTCGACGTCATCCTCTTGGAGTCGCAACCGGACATGCTCATTGCTGACAACCAGCCCACCACCGTCGCCGGTGGCGGGGAAATCTTGGCGCTGCTGGACATGCTCGGCACGCCTGGACCGCGCAAATTAGTTGAAGAAAACGCGAAGGTTGTCACCGATACCCCGGCGTTGGTGGATAGAAACTTCGGCACGCTCGATGGCGCGGCTAGTGCGCAGATGGCGCCGGGTGATGAATCTACTTCCAATAACACTGCCCGGGACTACCCGAGCGCTGGGCCGCTGACCACCGTGAAGGAGGGGGATGTGAGGTTGTCGGCGGAGTCATCGGCAAGCGATGCTTCTGCCTTCGGCGGCGCCAACCCGGCGCGATCACTGACCGCGGCTGCCGATGACAACCCCGAAACCGCCTGGTGGCCCGCCCCAGGACACACCGGCTGGCTGCAGCTCGACGGCGACTTCCCCACGCCGGAAATCACGCTAACCGCAACGCGCAGCACCGAGGTAGAAATCCACGGCGCGGATGGCGCAAAAGTCACCGCGCGGCTAGAGGCAAACACCCCGCGCACCATCACGGTGCCGGGTGGGCCGACCGAAGCCATCCGCGTGGAGCTCACAGAACGCGTCGGCATTGCTGAGGTTGAGCAAGCCAAGCGCGTGGTCACGGTGCCGGATACCTCACCGGATGTGCAGCAGTTTATTTTCCAGCGCTTGTTCCTGGACACCGGCATTATCATTCGCGAGTTCACCGCGCCGCGCGATATGACGGTGACCTTGGATGCTGACCGCGAGCAGGTGCTTATCGATGCCTCCTCCTACGCCCCCGGCGACACCATCGCGTTGGATAAGGGCACGCACAGGCTTGAGACGCGCGCGCAGTGGGTGAGCCTGACTGCTGAACCGCAGCAGGTCGCCTATGAAGCAACCGGCCGGGACATTGCTGCGGCTGATTCGGAGCGGATTCTCAACGCCGGCCGGGCGTTTAACTCTGGGCTGCGCGGATACCTCGGTGACGTAGAACTAGAGCCTGTGGAAATTGATGCAGCGAGCCAAGCTTTTGTTATTCCGCCCGGTATTGCCGGCGAGTTCCGGATGGAACATGAAGCCGATGGTCTCTACCGCGCATGGCTAATCATTGGCGGTCTGATAGGCATTGCAACGCTTGTGATCTGCGCATTCACCAGCCGGTTGCGCGGCGAGAATGCGCAGATGCCAATGGGCTCCCCGTGGCTGGTGGGAATCATTGCCCTGGGCTTGGCCAATTGGGTCTTCGCTCCGGTAGCACTAGCCATGTGGGCGGTGCTGCGCTGGACCAACTTGAAAGCTGAATATCTCAGCCCCGCGCTGATGCTCATGGCGGGGGCGATGTTGGCGCGGGCGCCGTGGCCATCGGAAGGCTATGCGGGCGACTCGCTCCTAGTGGTCTCCCTGACCGCGGCTGCTGTGGCTTGTCTCTTCTTGCCTCGGAAATAG
- a CDS encoding UDP-glucose dehydrogenase family protein — protein sequence MRMTVFGTGYLGATHAACMAELGHEVLGVDVDESKIEALSSGQVPFYEPGLPEVLERNLESGRLSFSTNYSKAAEFAHVHFLGVGTPQRHGSYAADMTYVRAVIEELVPLLQGEHVIFGKSTVPVGTAAELQELADSLCAEGTSVEIAWNPEFLREGYAVKDTITPDRIVLGVRAGESRAEELAREVYAQPLSHNTPFLVTDLQTAELVKVSANAFLATKISFINAVSEICEIAGGDVVALADAIGHDDRIGRKFLGAGLGFGGGCLPKDIRAFMARAGELGADQALTFLREVDAINMRRRDRMVDLAKKAFAGSLLGHRVTVLGCAFKPNSDDVRDSPALSVAGSLSLGGAAVTVYDPQGMDNARKVFPTLGYAESVSEALRDAELVILATEWQEFRDLDPAEVGKLVARKHIIDGRNVLDVASWNDAGWIVEALGRTLTQ from the coding sequence ATGCGAATGACAGTCTTTGGTACCGGGTATTTAGGCGCAACTCACGCAGCATGCATGGCCGAACTAGGCCATGAAGTGCTCGGCGTGGACGTGGATGAAAGCAAGATTGAGGCGCTGTCATCCGGCCAGGTTCCCTTCTATGAACCTGGCCTGCCAGAGGTATTAGAGCGCAATTTGGAATCCGGACGCCTGAGCTTTTCGACGAACTACTCTAAAGCCGCAGAATTCGCCCACGTGCACTTCTTGGGCGTGGGTACCCCGCAGCGCCATGGTTCTTATGCCGCAGATATGACCTATGTGCGCGCGGTGATTGAAGAGTTAGTACCGCTTTTGCAGGGTGAGCACGTGATTTTCGGTAAGTCCACTGTTCCTGTCGGCACGGCTGCGGAATTGCAAGAGTTGGCAGATTCTTTGTGTGCTGAAGGTACTTCCGTGGAGATTGCATGGAACCCAGAGTTTCTGCGCGAGGGCTACGCGGTCAAAGACACGATTACCCCGGACCGGATTGTGCTGGGCGTGCGCGCTGGCGAAAGTAGAGCTGAAGAACTTGCGCGTGAAGTTTATGCGCAGCCGCTGTCCCACAACACTCCCTTCTTGGTTACTGACCTGCAGACCGCGGAGCTGGTAAAGGTCTCTGCGAATGCTTTTCTGGCCACCAAGATTTCTTTTATCAACGCAGTGTCAGAGATTTGCGAGATTGCCGGCGGCGACGTTGTCGCCCTCGCCGACGCAATTGGCCACGATGACCGCATCGGCCGCAAATTCCTAGGAGCAGGCCTCGGATTTGGCGGCGGCTGTCTTCCCAAAGACATCCGTGCGTTTATGGCCCGTGCCGGCGAGCTCGGTGCAGACCAAGCCCTGACTTTCCTGCGCGAGGTGGACGCAATTAACATGCGCCGCCGCGACCGCATGGTGGACTTAGCCAAGAAAGCCTTCGCTGGCTCCCTGCTCGGCCACCGCGTGACCGTGCTGGGCTGTGCCTTCAAGCCGAATTCAGATGACGTGCGCGATTCCCCCGCACTGTCCGTGGCAGGCTCGCTCTCCCTGGGTGGCGCCGCTGTAACCGTCTATGACCCGCAAGGCATGGACAATGCGCGCAAGGTCTTCCCAACCCTCGGCTACGCCGAGAGCGTCTCTGAAGCACTTCGTGATGCGGAACTGGTTATCCTGGCCACCGAATGGCAAGAATTCCGCGACCTTGACCCTGCAGAGGTGGGCAAGCTCGTGGCGCGCAAGCACATTATTGATGGACGTAACGTCCTCGACGTCGCTTCTTGGAATGACGCGGGGTGGATCGTGGAGGCTCTGGGTCGGACCTTGACACAGTAA
- the dcd gene encoding dCTP deaminase, whose product MLLSDKDIRDAIDNGRLGIEPFAPELIQPSSVDVRIDKYFRVFNNSKYTHIDPKLEMPDLTTEVEVPEDEPFVLHPGEFVLAATLEKFTLPNDLAGRLEGKSSLGRLGLLTHSTAGFIDPGFSGHITLELSNVANLPITLWPGMKVGQMAMFKMSSPAEVPYGSGALGSKYQGQRGPTPSKSYLNFQ is encoded by the coding sequence GTGCTTCTATCCGATAAGGACATCCGGGATGCCATCGACAACGGACGTCTAGGTATTGAACCTTTTGCCCCGGAGCTTATCCAGCCATCCAGCGTGGATGTGCGCATTGATAAGTACTTCCGCGTCTTCAACAACTCCAAGTACACCCACATTGACCCGAAGCTGGAAATGCCGGACCTGACCACCGAGGTCGAAGTGCCCGAAGATGAACCTTTCGTGCTGCACCCCGGCGAATTCGTGCTGGCTGCAACTCTGGAAAAGTTCACCCTGCCCAATGACCTGGCTGGTCGACTGGAGGGCAAGTCTTCCCTTGGCCGCCTGGGCCTGCTCACGCACTCCACCGCGGGCTTTATTGACCCGGGCTTTTCCGGCCACATCACCCTGGAACTGTCGAATGTGGCGAACCTGCCCATCACCTTGTGGCCCGGCATGAAAGTCGGCCAGATGGCGATGTTTAAGATGAGCTCGCCAGCCGAAGTCCCTTATGGCTCCGGCGCACTGGGTTCGAAGTACCAAGGTCAGCGCGGGCCTACGCCGTCGAAGTCCTACCTGAATTTCCAATAG
- a CDS encoding VanW family protein, giving the protein MKKAGTGKKWAIIAGLLVGLLVILGVAYALDVVSGKGKLPRKTSVGGVDISRMEPAAAIDKLQSELGSATTEPVSVTAGERTAEFIPEQAGMSLDFETAVNSIPEASMNPFSRLAAFVGSPNEIDVDADVDAQALEPVINRLEGELSFDATDGQVAIEEGEVRTVDAVLGQGVDRAQLEENVTSNWLDPEGVEVEPIEVEPAITQDKVDEFADGPAKAALNGALELKGRSDVTATLDEEVISSFVAVERVEDNLELAINTEHAQELFDATLADTETEMQNAQISFASGSMQVTPHSDGEIIDWETTLDGFDKRVVGEEPREWEAAYEDEEATFTTEQAQNASFDQTVGEFTTSGYSAASGRNIELTAQMVNGAVVSPGDTFSLNGYTGPRGTAQGFVESGIIIDGHAGTAVGGGISQFATTLYNASYFGGMTDVAHTPHSYYISRYPAGREATVYEGAIDLQFKNDSDYPVQIVTSVGGGSVTVKLMGVKTVDVESVNNGRWAPTSPHRMELTGDDCSPSGGAPGFTTSDTRIIRDLNGNEMNRETTTTVYDPQPIVTCS; this is encoded by the coding sequence GTGAAGAAAGCTGGGACAGGGAAAAAGTGGGCCATTATCGCCGGGCTCCTCGTGGGCCTTTTGGTGATCTTAGGCGTTGCCTATGCACTCGACGTTGTCAGTGGCAAGGGCAAACTTCCACGCAAGACTTCGGTCGGTGGCGTGGATATTTCGCGTATGGAGCCGGCGGCGGCCATCGATAAGCTGCAAAGCGAGCTTGGTAGCGCGACCACCGAGCCTGTCTCCGTGACCGCCGGTGAGCGCACCGCGGAATTTATCCCTGAGCAGGCCGGCATGTCCCTGGACTTTGAAACTGCCGTCAATTCTATCCCCGAGGCGTCCATGAACCCGTTCTCCCGTCTGGCGGCGTTTGTGGGCAGCCCGAATGAGATTGACGTTGACGCTGATGTTGATGCTCAAGCCCTGGAACCTGTGATTAACCGCCTTGAAGGCGAGCTGTCCTTTGATGCCACCGACGGCCAAGTCGCGATCGAGGAAGGCGAAGTCCGCACCGTTGATGCAGTCTTGGGCCAGGGCGTGGACCGCGCCCAGCTGGAAGAAAATGTGACCAGCAACTGGTTGGACCCAGAAGGCGTTGAGGTAGAGCCAATTGAGGTCGAGCCAGCCATTACCCAGGACAAGGTTGATGAGTTCGCCGACGGTCCGGCTAAGGCCGCACTCAACGGGGCTTTGGAGCTCAAGGGCCGAAGTGACGTCACCGCTACCTTGGACGAGGAAGTAATTTCCAGCTTCGTTGCAGTAGAGCGGGTTGAAGACAACCTCGAGTTGGCCATTAACACCGAGCACGCACAAGAGCTTTTCGATGCCACCTTGGCCGACACCGAAACCGAAATGCAGAACGCGCAGATCTCTTTTGCCTCCGGCTCCATGCAGGTCACTCCGCACTCCGATGGTGAGATCATCGATTGGGAAACCACCCTGGACGGCTTTGACAAGCGCGTTGTGGGCGAGGAGCCACGCGAGTGGGAAGCCGCTTATGAGGACGAGGAAGCAACCTTTACCACTGAGCAGGCACAGAATGCTTCCTTCGACCAGACCGTGGGCGAGTTCACCACTTCCGGCTACTCCGCTGCGTCTGGGCGCAACATTGAACTGACCGCGCAGATGGTCAACGGTGCTGTGGTTTCACCCGGCGATACCTTCTCTTTGAACGGCTACACCGGCCCCCGCGGTACCGCACAGGGCTTTGTGGAATCCGGCATCATCATTGACGGCCACGCCGGCACTGCCGTGGGCGGCGGCATCTCCCAATTCGCGACAACTTTGTACAATGCTTCCTACTTTGGAGGCATGACCGATGTTGCGCATACCCCGCACTCTTATTACATCTCCCGCTACCCAGCGGGCCGCGAGGCAACCGTCTACGAAGGAGCGATTGACCTGCAGTTTAAGAATGACTCTGATTACCCCGTGCAGATTGTCACCAGCGTCGGTGGCGGCAGCGTCACCGTGAAACTCATGGGCGTGAAGACCGTGGACGTGGAATCCGTCAACAACGGCCGTTGGGCACCAACCTCCCCGCACCGCATGGAACTTACCGGCGATGACTGCTCACCTTCCGGCGGCGCACCAGGGTTTACCACCTCTGACACCCGAATTATTCGCGACCTCAACGGCAACGAAATGAACCGCGAAACAACCACCACTGTGTATGACCCACAGCCGATTGTTACCTGCAGTTAG
- a CDS encoding DUF2613 domain-containing protein, producing MPRTIGPAIGSVVVGIALGVVTIIGVAQFSGQDTVPAGHAVPADKALLGSPEYGSRG from the coding sequence ATGCCACGCACCATCGGACCGGCCATTGGCTCAGTCGTCGTGGGCATTGCCCTGGGGGTTGTCACCATCATTGGCGTTGCACAGTTCTCCGGGCAGGACACAGTTCCGGCAGGTCATGCAGTGCCTGCCGATAAAGCCCTGTTGGGCAGCCCCGAATACGGATCCCGCGGATAG
- a CDS encoding universal stress protein — MNNAQTMLIAYDGSDRAVRAMEYAARFLQPGTVEILTAWEPVARQAARVVTRTGLQQAAMEPEAVEDDPAYEEALAICREGVKVAEDLGLAGRAHLVESATTIASAIVDAADELDVDIIVTGTRALKGFRGWWNNSTAEHIVRHAGRPVFIVPPEKDDEDVDDDPEYFE; from the coding sequence ATGAATAATGCACAAACCATGCTGATCGCCTACGACGGTTCCGATAGAGCTGTGCGCGCCATGGAATACGCTGCACGTTTCTTGCAACCTGGCACCGTGGAAATCCTCACGGCGTGGGAACCGGTTGCGCGTCAGGCGGCTCGCGTGGTCACGCGCACTGGCTTGCAGCAGGCCGCGATGGAGCCGGAAGCAGTCGAAGATGATCCGGCCTATGAAGAGGCTTTGGCTATTTGCCGCGAGGGCGTGAAGGTGGCTGAAGATTTGGGTCTTGCCGGCCGCGCGCATTTGGTGGAATCGGCTACCACCATTGCTTCTGCTATTGTTGACGCCGCTGATGAGTTGGATGTCGATATTATTGTCACCGGCACCCGCGCCCTCAAGGGCTTTCGCGGTTGGTGGAATAATTCCACGGCAGAGCACATTGTGCGCCACGCCGGCCGCCCAGTGTTCATCGTCCCTCCTGAGAAGGATGATGAAGATGTTGATGATGACCCAGAGTACTTCGAATAA
- a CDS encoding YibE/F family protein: MNNWRKGLLAMLALAGIITLVGLVSLWPSAATKAGEDFPFNQPQVPGTVVKIDNHLCDSGLTGTRTETAPLIPAGDGGDCTRALVEFDDGDFTQLVHYGIAGEPELAEGERIVMSETDGALYSFADYERTGNLLLWGVIAAIVIIAIAAWQGLRALIGLAYSLGVVFIFLVPGLMAGTNPLLLALVACAAIVFVAVPLVHGINWKAASSLGGVLIALGLAGFLAWAAIDSASLQGLSDDSNLKLLLYVPGVSIVGILLCGFVVGALGSLNDVAIAQASTVNELAYAQPEASVWELFVSAMKVGRDHIASMVYTLVLTYTGASLPLLILISAADRTIASTLSSEIVVTELLRSGVGAIALTLAVPLTTLIAALTVSRSDPEPPRSTPRHSKKRRRGRYVHQ; the protein is encoded by the coding sequence ATGAATAATTGGCGGAAGGGCTTGCTGGCCATGTTGGCTCTGGCAGGCATCATAACGCTGGTGGGACTTGTCTCGTTGTGGCCTAGTGCGGCGACCAAAGCGGGCGAGGATTTCCCGTTTAATCAACCGCAAGTTCCTGGCACCGTGGTCAAAATAGACAACCATCTGTGCGACTCGGGGCTCACGGGCACGCGCACGGAGACGGCGCCGCTGATTCCTGCTGGTGATGGCGGTGACTGCACGCGCGCCCTGGTGGAGTTTGATGACGGTGATTTCACCCAGCTGGTGCACTATGGCATCGCGGGTGAGCCGGAGCTTGCAGAAGGCGAGCGCATTGTCATGTCTGAAACCGACGGCGCTTTGTACTCCTTTGCTGATTATGAGCGCACCGGCAACCTGCTGCTGTGGGGTGTGATTGCGGCGATTGTCATTATCGCGATTGCTGCGTGGCAGGGTCTACGCGCGCTCATCGGCCTGGCATACAGTCTCGGCGTAGTGTTTATCTTCCTCGTGCCAGGCCTGATGGCCGGCACTAATCCCCTGCTCTTAGCTCTGGTGGCGTGCGCTGCGATTGTGTTTGTGGCCGTGCCGCTGGTGCACGGTATTAACTGGAAAGCCGCGTCCTCGTTGGGTGGCGTGCTCATAGCCTTGGGCTTGGCAGGCTTTCTCGCGTGGGCAGCGATTGACTCGGCCTCGTTGCAAGGGCTTTCCGATGACTCCAATCTCAAACTACTTCTCTACGTCCCCGGCGTATCCATCGTGGGCATTTTGCTGTGCGGATTCGTGGTCGGCGCGCTGGGCAGTTTGAATGACGTGGCTATTGCGCAGGCCTCGACGGTCAATGAGCTGGCCTATGCGCAGCCGGAAGCCAGCGTATGGGAGCTGTTTGTCTCCGCCATGAAGGTGGGGCGTGACCACATCGCGTCGATGGTCTACACGCTGGTGTTGACGTATACAGGCGCAAGTTTGCCGCTGCTGATTCTGATTTCGGCGGCAGATAGAACAATCGCCAGCACGTTGAGCTCCGAAATTGTGGTCACAGAGCTTTTGCGCTCGGGCGTGGGCGCGATTGCGCTAACACTTGCGGTGCCGCTGACCACGCTGATTGCGGCGCTTACTGTGTCAAGGTCCGACCCAGAGCCTCCACGATCCACCCCGCGTCATTCCAAGAAGCGACGTCGAGGACGTTACGTCCATCAATAA